One segment of Panicum virgatum strain AP13 chromosome 1K, P.virgatum_v5, whole genome shotgun sequence DNA contains the following:
- the LOC120641237 gene encoding TORTIFOLIA1-like protein 3 yields the protein MGTAARREPLKQRVNRCLLKLADRDTEAMAAAELEAIARSLGPDELAAFVSAVSDARPTDKTPLRRHALRALALVAASHPRDAVAPLVPRILAAALRRVRDQDSSVRAALVDTARAAAAAAASASAALRPLTDALLHEQDQCAQLAAALATAAAVEASALTADLVSYLHKLQPRLLKLLRSNAFKAKPALITLIGASAAMGGDCEVTASIPCLRDAIGSDDWAARKAAAEALAALALQHTDLLTTYKSSCVTFFEARKFDKVKIVRESMNRMIEAWKEIPDAEEDECSSAAPPASQSERRSSLTGSVSDGRYPAASLGSNSVPSATRRSRLPVKSSPSDVSPSATKTNSPSSIRNKKLSPPSYHKGRQAKNCDYKVEIAVAPDATPIKMVTEEKLLKGGNVKERLEARRTLFQGSEDKSAKLAGLKTGSRVVPYEGGGELEEISEVEGGSERFAVHKEESLSEIRTQLLQIENQQRSLLDLLQKFMGKSENGMNSLETRVHGLEMALDEISRDLAFSSGRMSNRESDVKTCCILSPKFWRRHGGGRSSSRFSASDPANSSEGSRTSYKWERQKFGLQGGFVTNPLAEPNISSVGKTMVTQEGRRKDTSTTLQK from the exons ATGGGCACCGCAGCGCGGCGCGAGCCGCTGAAGCAGCGCGTCAACCGCTGCCTCCTCAAGCTCGCCGACCGCGACAccgaggccatggcggccgccgagctcgaggccatCGCGCGCTCGCTGGGCCCCGACGAGCTCGCGGCCTTCGTCTCGGCGGTCTCGGACGCGCGCCCCACCGACAAgaccccgctccgccgccacgcgctcCGCGCCCTGGCGCTCGTCGCGGCGTCCCACCCGCGCGACGCCGTGGCCCCGCTCGTCCCGcgcatcctcgccgccgcgctccgccgcgTGCGCGACCAGGACTCCTCCGTCCGCGCCGCGCTGGTCGacaccgcgcgcgccgcggccgcggccgcggcctccgcgTCCGCCGCGCTACGGCCCCTCACGGACGCGCTCCTCCACGAGCAGGACCAGTGCGCGCAGCTGGCGGCCGCCctagccacggccgccgccgtcgaggcgtCCGCCCTCACCGCCGACCTCGTTTCCTACCTCCACAAGCTCCAACCGCGCCTCCTCAAGTTGCTCCGCAGCAATGCCTTCAAGGCCAAGCCCGCGCTCATCACCCTCATCGGCGCCTCCGCGGCTATGGGCGGCGATTGCGAAGTCACCGCCTCCATTCCGTGCCTCCGCGATGCAATCGGTAGTGACGACTGGGCCGCGAGgaaggccgcggcggaggcacTTGCCGCATTGGCCTTACAACACACGGATCTTCTCACGACCTACAAATCCTCTTGCGTTACCTTCTTCGAGGCCAGAAAGTTTGACAAG GTCAAGATTGTGCGGGAGTCGATGAACCGGATGATCGAGGCGTGGAAGGAGATCCCAGATGCTGAAGAGGACGAGTGCTCCTCGGCCGCGCCACCAGCGTCGCAGTCAGAACGAAGATCTTCTCTTACAG GGAGTGTAAGTGACGGGCGATATCCAGCCGCTTCACTGGGCTCAAACTCAGTTCcatcagcaacaaggaggagcAGATTGCCTGTGAAATCATCTCCATCTGATGTGTCACCCAGCGCCACCAAAACCAATAGTCCTTCATCAATCAGGAACAAGAAGCTGTCACCACCTTCATACCACAAAGGGCGCCAAGCAAAGAATTGTGACTACAAAGTCGAGATTGCTGTTGCTCCGGATGCTACCCCAATCAAAATGGTGACAGAAGAGAAGCTTCTCAAAGGAGGCAATGTGAAAGAGAGACTGGAGGCAAGGAGGACACTCTTCCAAGGCAGCGAGGATAAGTCGGCCAAGCTGGCTGGACTTAAAACAGGATCACGAGTTGTTCCATACGAAGGCGGTGGTGAATTGGAAGAGATTTCAGAAGTTGAGGGTGGATCAGAAAGGTTTGCAGTTCACAAAGAGGAGAGCTTGTCAGAAATAAGGACACAGCTGCTTCAGATTGAAAATCAGCAAAGAAGTTTACTAGATCTTCTCCAG AAATTTATGGGGAAGTCTGAGAATGGCATGAATTCTTTGGAGACAAGGGTGCATGGGCTGGAGAtggctttggatgagatttCTCGTGATTTGGCCTTCTCTTCAGGAAGGATGTCAAACAGGGAGTCTGATGTGAAGACGTGTTGCATTCTGAGCCCAAAATTCTGGAGAAGGCATGGTGGTGGTAGGTCTTCCTCCAGGTTTTCTGCCTCTGACCCAGCAAACAGCTCAGAGGGGAGCAGAACTTCTTACAAATGGGAGAGGCAGAAGTTCGGGCTTCAGGGTGGATTTGTTACCAACCCATTAGCCGAGCCAAACATTTCATCTGTAGGGAAAACAATGGTTACTCAAGAAGGCAGGAGGAAGGATACAAGTACAACTTTACAAAAGTGA